The proteins below are encoded in one region of Thermosulfurimonas marina:
- a CDS encoding cation diffusion facilitator family transporter, protein MISLYRITILGAGVNLALALLKILAGWWGHSQAVLADGVHSLSDLATDLLTLLGLKYGAAPPDEDHPYGHRRIETLLAVTVGVLLGATGLGLAFRALTSLHSRPPETLPLWVLLPPALSLLLKEGLFRLTLRIGKELGSPVVIANAHHHRSDALSSLPALVGAGGAALHPGLHFLDPLGSLLVSGFILRCAWRIVQPGVTELCDGIDVEEAQRIREEVLKVKGVKDAHRVRARKHAGRTLVDLHIQVDPHLSVREGHRISERVKRFLMARHRRIMDVVVHLEPYEKGPNPEASPSPGPREDEDGDERPSARP, encoded by the coding sequence ATGATCAGCCTTTACCGCATCACCATCCTGGGAGCGGGGGTCAACCTGGCTCTGGCCCTCCTCAAGATTCTGGCCGGCTGGTGGGGACACAGCCAGGCGGTTCTGGCCGACGGAGTGCACAGCCTTTCGGATCTGGCCACCGACCTTCTTACCCTTTTGGGGCTCAAATACGGAGCGGCCCCGCCGGACGAGGACCACCCATACGGGCACCGAAGGATCGAGACCCTGCTGGCGGTCACCGTAGGGGTCTTGCTGGGGGCCACCGGGCTGGGCCTGGCCTTCCGGGCCCTGACCTCCCTGCACTCCCGGCCCCCGGAGACCCTACCCCTCTGGGTGCTCCTGCCCCCGGCCCTCTCCCTCCTCCTCAAAGAGGGTCTCTTCCGCCTCACTTTGAGGATCGGAAAGGAGCTCGGCTCTCCGGTGGTGATCGCCAACGCCCATCACCACCGTTCCGACGCCTTAAGTTCCCTTCCGGCCCTGGTGGGGGCCGGAGGGGCGGCTCTGCACCCGGGCCTCCATTTCCTGGATCCCCTGGGCTCGCTTCTGGTCTCCGGCTTTATCCTGCGTTGCGCCTGGCGCATCGTCCAGCCCGGGGTCACCGAACTCTGTGACGGCATAGATGTGGAAGAGGCCCAACGCATCCGGGAAGAGGTCCTCAAGGTCAAAGGAGTAAAGGACGCCCATCGGGTGCGGGCCCGCAAACACGCCGGCCGTACCCTGGTGGATCTTCACATTCAGGTGGATCCGCACCTTTCCGTTCGGGAGGGCCACCGCATCTCCGAACGGGTCAAACGCTTCCTCATGGCCCGCCACCGACGGATAATGGACGTGGTGGTCCACCTGGAGCCCTACGAAAAGGGCCCTAACCCGGAGGCCAGCCCATCTCCCGGCCCCCGAGAAGATGAAGATGGAGATGAAAGACCGTCTGCCCGGCCATAG
- a CDS encoding histidine triad nucleotide-binding protein yields MAECIFCKILAGEIPSKKVYEDDLAYAFHDINPVAPTHILIIPRKHLSGIQEMTEEDRELVGHLFWVARKIAEDLGLSPLGDPTRGYRLVINAGPMAGQTVFHLHLHLLGGREMGWPPG; encoded by the coding sequence ATGGCCGAGTGCATCTTCTGTAAGATCCTTGCCGGGGAGATCCCCTCTAAGAAGGTCTATGAAGATGATCTGGCCTATGCCTTTCACGACATCAATCCCGTAGCCCCCACCCATATTTTGATCATTCCCCGGAAGCACCTTTCCGGAATCCAGGAGATGACCGAGGAGGATCGGGAGCTGGTGGGGCATCTCTTCTGGGTAGCGCGCAAGATCGCCGAGGATCTGGGGCTCTCTCCTCTGGGGGATCCTACCCGGGGTTATCGCCTGGTGATCAATGCCGGACCTATGGCCGGGCAGACGGTCTTTCATCTCCATCTTCATCTTCTCGGGGGCCGGGAGATGGGCTGGCCTCCGGGTTAG